TTACTTTGTTGCCCCGACAGTTGGCTCAGCAACACCGCCGCTTTGTTGGCCCTTATGTTTTGTTGCAAGGCGTCCCATACCGCCTTTTCTGATGCCTGCATTGCCATAAAACGCTCTACAAATACCGTGACCTTGCCCCCACAGCTCAAACCTACCGCCCAGGCGTCTTCGTTTTCTACCCCAAACTTCATCAGCTTGGGCGTACCACTTTTGATCACTTCCAGGGCCCCTTTGACTACGGCACCTTCTATACAACCTCCGCTCACCGAGCCTACCACTTCCATCTGGTCAGACACCGCCATAGTTGCCCCCGCCATACGTGGTGCCGAGCGCCAGGTTTCTACTACAGTAGCCAGGGCAAAACTTTTGCGAGCCTCGACCCAGCCCTCAATTTCGGTAAATATATCCAGCATAATTGTAATGATTGCTTGTTGTAGCGGGTAATATAACGACTATCTTCTGACAACTCAACCCCATACAACATTATTTGACCTACGCTAATTTTTGCGGGGCAGGGTACAACCGTTTTAATCCTTGTTTTAGTGGATGGAGTGCTTAAAGTAGTCAATTACGAATGAGTGAATTACGAACCGACTGGAAGGAGCTCTGCGAAGCTAATTACGAATTTGAGAATTACGAATGGGCGCGAAGCGATGCTTGAAGCTACGGTCTACCGACTACCGACTAAATTACGAATTTGAGAATTACGAATTACGAATGGGCGCGAAGCGAGGCTAAAACCCCTGGTGTATTCTGCTATTTCTATGCACTCGCCATCGTTGTTTCAATGGAAGTAGCCCTCCTTGTTTTATTACCGCCCTCGCCTCGGTTGTGTGTCTTCACCAATTGATAAATCCCGCCATTCGGGGGTGATCGAAACCCCAAAATAAATAGTTTTTTGGGGTTTTGGGTGGTTTGATTTAGCTTCGCTGAGCACCGATATTCATCGGCATCTAAGGACTCGTAAACTCGGTTGTGAGGACACAAATCAGGGCGAAAAATAGTAAGATTTAATGTATT
This genomic stretch from Microscilla marina ATCC 23134 harbors:
- a CDS encoding XdhC family protein, coding for MLDIFTEIEGWVEARKSFALATVVETWRSAPRMAGATMAVSDQMEVVGSVSGGCIEGAVVKGALEVIKSGTPKLMKFGVENEDAWAVGLSCGGKVTVFVERFMAMQASEKAVWDALQQNIRANKAAVLLSQLSGQQS